In Helianthus annuus cultivar XRQ/B chromosome 9, HanXRQr2.0-SUNRISE, whole genome shotgun sequence, the following are encoded in one genomic region:
- the LOC110877360 gene encoding triphosphate tunnel metalloenzyme 3-like: protein MEVEVKLRLPDSNTYKTLTSLLAPFHVRTHNQHNNFFDGAAGELSGRRAVLRIRFYNDQPARKCIICLKAKAVLINGVSRVEEDEEEIDFSIGEECLANPNRLGGLVESCRIMKRVKDEFFGGNDNNGELGLVCLGGFKNLRNVYEWKGLVIEVDETSFEFGTLYEIECESSEPEKAKELIEEFLKENGVGYSDSVASKFAIFRAGKLP from the coding sequence ATGGAGGTCGAAGTGAAGCTCCGATTACCCGATTCCAACACCTACAAAACCCTAACTTCTCTGCTAGCCCCGTTCCACGTCAGAACACACAACCAGCACAACAATTTCTTCGACGGCGCCGCCGGAGAACTCTCCGGCCGCCGTGCCGTCCTCCGCATCCGCTTCTACAACGACCAACCGGCTCGTAAATGCATAATCTGTCTCAAAGCGAAAGCCGTTTTAATAAACGGAGTCAGTcgagttgaagaagatgaagaagaaattgaTTTTTCAATTGGTGAAGAGTGTTTAGCAAACCCTAATCGATTAGGAGGTTTGGTGGAAAGTTGTAGGATTATGAAGAGGGTTAAGGATGAGTTTTTTGGGGGGAATGATAATAATGGGGAATTGGGGTTGGTGTGTTTGGGTGGGTTTAAGAATTTGAGGAATGTGTATGAGTGGAAAGGGTTGGTGATTGAAGTGGATGAGACGAGTTTCGAATTCGGGACGTTGTATGAGATCGAGTGTGAGAGTAGTGAGCCGGAGAAAGCGAAAGAGTTGATTGAGGAGTTTTTGAAGGAGAATGGGGTTGGGTATTCGGATTCGGTTGCTTCCAAGTTTGCGATTTTTCGAGCTGGAAAGTTGCCGTAG